The Phoenix dactylifera cultivar Barhee BC4 unplaced genomic scaffold, palm_55x_up_171113_PBpolish2nd_filt_p 001374F, whole genome shotgun sequence genomic sequence GGTCTTGAGGGGGCTAACCATCATTGGGCTAGGTTTAGGcttaaagaaagagagagcatGTAAGTCATGGGTGTTCATGGGCTTGGGTTGAGTGCTTTCTCATGTAGTTTAGACTAGAAAATTTTTTGGATTTCGGTCATGattgaccatatatatatacactcatGTATTTTGTGTATGTGGGAATGAAATCAGATCACAACTCTTTTCTCCCGAAAAAACCTTTCTTCTCCCTCACTCTTACGCACGCCCCATCTCTAAGAACCCTAGCGCCGCCTCCATCTAATAGTCCAAGCAGTCCACGCCTCTAGCAGCAAGGGAATGCCCTAGGTGCTATGGTTTGAGGCGTTTCTTCTTCTACAGTGCTAGAGTTTGGGAGAGGATTGACAAAGTATTTGCCACGGCAGGATAGATTCAGAGCTACCCAAACTACCAGGTGAACCATCTTCCCCGAATTGCTTCGAACCATTGCCCACTACTAGTGAGCACTTCAGTCCCAGTTCCATACCAGTGCCCATTTAGATTTGAGAGGATTTGGCTATCTTACCCCCAATCATGGGAGATTGTACGATAGGCTAGGAGGGTACCATTTAAGGGGGAGGCTATGTACAGGATGTCTAGGAAGCTAGAGATCACTAGACGGAGGCTGCGATGGTGGAATAGGGAGGAGGTGGGGAACATCTTTAGAAGGGTGGAGGTAGAGGAGGCCATAGTTGAGCTGCAGTCACAGGAGGAGCAAAGAAGGGTTTGACTAAAGGGGAGATAGGGGAGTTGAGGAGCCAGCTATCTATGCATGATTTCTTCGCAGGCAACTGGAGGTATTCTGGAAGCAGAGTCTAGAATTTCGTGGATCAGAGAAGAAGACCAGAATACCAGGTTCTTTCACCAGTCAACGATCATCCAAAGACAGCAGAATAGAATCTAAGTCGTGAGGGGAGAGGATGCTAGAGCACAGAAGATCCAGATGCCATTAGGAGGATTTTTGAGCTATTCTTCTATACCAGGTGGACGGATCAGGAGGGTAGTGGGAGCCTGCAGGTGGTGCAGCCCCCAGCGCCCAGAGTCTTGGAGGGGGACAATGCAATTCTGATCAGGCCGATTACTACCGAGGAGATCCGGACAGCATTTTAGTCCCTAGCTGAGGATAAGGCCCCTGGGCTAGAttgtttttttcctctcttttttaggAGGTACTAGCCAGTGATCAGACGGGATGTGGCCGAGGCCATTCAGCAGTTTTTCAGTACAGCTACGATGCCAGCGGACTAGAAGAGGATGTTCGTCACTCTAATCCTGAAGAGACAGAATGCCATGGAGCCTTGCCATTACCGGTCTATTAGTCTATGTACAACTTTGTACAAGGCCACGACAAAGATATTAGTGGCCAGATTGAGATGTATACTACTGACACTTATTAGTTCAGAGCAGAAAGCTTTTATTGGAGGTCGGAGCATATCCGACAACATTCTTATTGCGCAGGAGTTTATACATGATCTCCAGAAGGCCACGATCCAGAGAAGCCTCATGGAAATTAAGCTGAACATGGAGCGGGCATATGATAGGATGCATTGGAACTTTCTGTAGTGCTCGTTGGCAAGCTTTGGATTCCATGAGGACTAGATTGGTTGGGTGATGGGGTGTGTCAGGTTTCCATCCTTTGCCATATTGGTAAATGGCATGCCTAGAGTCCTTGATGGGGTTGCGGCAAGGATGTCCACTATCTCCATTGGTCTTCATCTTATGCTCGATGCATTGTCTAGAGCTCTACGGCAGGCTACAGAGACTTGGATTCTGGAGGCATATTAATTGTCTGGTGACTAGGACTGTTCCGATATCACACCTTCTATTTGCCGACGACCGTTTGCTCCTAGCACGGGCTATGAGACTGGCTGCATGGGTCATTCAGGGAATCTTGAGGGACTACTGTGCCGCCTCTGAGCAGCAAGTAAACAGGGCCAAGTCGGTGATCAGCTTCAGCTTGAAGACCAAGCCACAGATGAAGGCAACCATCAAAGAAATACTGGGTGTGGAAGAGTAGGTGGATACTATGAGGTACTTGGGTGTTCCTATAACAGGTCGACATCTTCATGTCGGTGATTGCATCGATGTTGAGCTTAGCATTAGACGTAGGCTCGAGGGGTGGCAGATGAGTATTCTCTCGATGATGGATAGGGTGACTTGGGTGCGGTCTGTGCTCAGCTCGATCCCTGCATATCTGCTAGCAAACACCATTGTGCCAATGTCGCTTTGGAGATCCCTAGAGCAGTCATTCCGAAACTTCATTTGGGGCAAACAGGAGGGTAGGAGATGTGTTCATCTGGTGGCTTGAGAGGTGGTATGCTAGCCGGTCAGTCAGGAGGGCCTGAGGATCCAGCCCTTAGTGGCAAGACGAGAGGCGATGGTGGCGCGGCATACGGCTAGATACATATTGGAATCTAAAGCTGTGGTGTACCCTACTGAGAGCCAAGTATGGAGCTCATACGTCAGTGACATACTTCCAGGTCGGGCGACGGTGCTCCCACATCTGGAGGGAGATCTGTACTTATGCTTCGAGGGTGCTTGCAGCGGTCAGGTGGGCAGTTGGTGATGACAGATCTATTGGTATCTTGGAGGACAACTGAGTACAAGAGCAGCCACTATGTCGAGCACCGACTTATGTGGACTCCGCGAGTCTGGTGGGTTGCAGAGTCAGTGATCTGCTCGTTCCAGACCAAAGTAGGTGGAACGAAACACTAATCAGGGATGACTTTGGGGGTTGTTGGCCGAGAGAATTATGGACATTCCGTTACCCATTGGGGAGGCATCGGACGATTGGTTTGGGCGGCCACAAGTAGATCTAGGGTGAGTGCCTGAGACTTACAGGAGGTGATGGGTGGGGGTGCTGCCAGGCAGATAGACGGTAGATAGATTTGGAGAATGCGTGTTCACCCTCGTCTGGCTCTGTTTGTATGGAAGATGGCATGGGGATGTCTACCGACGAGGAGTGTGCTGGCAGAGACAGGTGCCTTGGTCACTCCGTGTTGTGGGTGGTGTCCGGAGGTGGAGGAATCCATTAACCATGTTTTGCTTGGGTGCCTATGAACTGCACAGATTTGGAGTAGGGCTGCCTTTCCGTGGCCCCAACCTGATCGGCGGATGACCTCCTACGTCAAGTGAGGAAGGCGATGCGGAGCCCGAGGACGATGGAGTGGGTGATCACTTGCGCCTATCTGGTATATCacatttgattggatagaaatgCCCGAATTTCGAGAACCAACGTGTGCCACTGAGTAGTGTAGTGGAGAGAGCCACCCTTCAGACTGCTGAGCTCACTCGGGCTACCTCGACAACCTCATTTTGGATGGCTGGGGATATTTGGGACATCGCATTGCTGATTCAGCGCTCAGTCTCGTCTTTGGCTCTTGGGTGCCCCTACCATCCGGCTATCTCAAGGTAAACTTTGATGGTAACGCTACCAGTAAGAGAGGTAGAGTAGGTATAGACTTTGTGATCAGGATTTATGATTCACAGATGATTGCTGCGAGAGGCCGAAGTACTACCAGGCTGTCAGCTACAGGGGTGGAGCTCAGGGCAGCTTGGGAGGGCCTCTCCTTTGTAAGATGGAGGCTGAGTGCGGAACACATCATCCTGGAGGGGGACTCAGCCATAGTGGTAGATTGGATACGAGAGGAGGGGTGGAGGGGGGATGCGAGCCCTCTACTCTACGACATTAGGTAGATGATGAGGGAATGCAGCGCCGTTCAGGTAGTGCATTCTACCGGGAGGCAAACCACGCCGCAGATTGGGTCGCTTCCTCAACATTTCGGAGAGGTCCTATGGACTCATCAGGGAGCCTCTCCTGCACCGTTGTGATAGGTTCTTGCTCTTGATTCGATGGGCAGCACTTATACTAGAGTAAGGTAAGCagccattgtaccaaaaaaaaaaagaccaccACACGGCGGGCCAGTATGCAATGGTCCTCACTATGCTTTTAGAAAGCATCATTAGTTAGATACACTTAAAAGCGTTGTTAGGTTAACGACGGAACCGTAAGTATCGTGAAATTTTTTCCATGCTTGCATTGCAGACGCTCCCTCAATGCTTTTGGAAGTGTTTAGATGTAATCTTGCAATGCTATAAGCATTGTTATATGACTTAAAACTCGCCATGCGGAAGGCCAGCATGCAACGTACCTCACAATGCTTTTAAAAGGCGGCATTAGCTAGCGACACTTTTAAAAAGCATTGTTAATTAGCGATGCTTAGAAGCATCGTTAATTTAACAATGTGAAGTGTAAGCATTGTAAAATTTTTTTCCATGCTTGCATTGTTGATGCTCCTTCAACGCTTTTGGAAGCATTGGGGCGTAATTTTGCAATGCTTACAAGCATCGTTATATGACTTAAAAGGCATCGAAAATACCAGTTTTTCTTATAGTGACAGTGGCTaatctactactactactagtagtaataataataattattttaaaattggtTAATTTTACAAAATTGATAATATCATGGTTTGAAAATGCCAAAATCCTTTATTTGAATTGGAGGTCCATGAACAAACTACAATTCTGAATTCCAATTTTATAACAGTACATTAAATAAGTCATGCTATAGCATAAGTGATGAAGCATCTATTCACTCGCACTGAGAATTGTAAGAATTTTTTATTTCAACTATCAAATAAGATTAGATGCCTGCTGACTTTGGCTTGCCACCTCCGAGTTTGGAAACACATCATTTTGCTAGATTTagcctttttattattattttttttctagtgAAACTTTGTAGGCCTTTATTCAGTCTCCATCTAATCTCAATCAGTTGGTTTTGATGGATGCTACTATCACACAGTTGCTTCCAGTTCAACAGATGAGAATGAACTACAGAAGGTAAAAGAAGATTTAGGGCTCTAAATTTCATATTACGGAACACAATAGGTGTAGTTCTTGTGATATAGCTGTTAGTTTGTTGAAAACTAGAATAATATTTTACTATCATTTTCCTGTCTATTTCTAGAATGTCCTTTTCTATTGTGGGTCTTTAAGATATGGAATTCCATGCAACAGCTGAAACTAGTTATCCTTTTGTACAGATATGAGATGAGTAAAATgttttaaaatcaaaaatatgaaTTTTTAATATTCCATTAAACAAGATATGAGGATCTATGTAGTCTCTGTTAGTTGTATATTGATTGTGCATTAGAAGGACcatggatacttatatagaaccTAAAATTCCAAATAACATCTTTTCGCTAGCGTCTTTGAGTGGGGTTCAAGATTGTTATTAATAGTATCAGAGTGAACATAGCCATGGATCATGTATGACTAAGGGACATGGCTCATATATTTATCCTCTTGGTGTGGTTGTGGATTGTTCTTTAGCAAAACCCGGCTGACCATAATAGTTTGTAATTGGATTTGAATTCTTAGCTTGACAAAGATATTAGAATTTAAAAGTAAAAAGTATATAAGGACTCGTACAAGCATGCATTCCTATGTTAGTTATGTGCTGGGAGATCTTCAATATTTATAGAGGGCCAAGTAACATAAATAACATCTCGTGGGTAGCTTTTTTGAGTATTTAGGATTTTTATAAATAGTATTACTTTTGATCCTAGAAATGGTATCAAAACCAAGTTTTGATCCTGTGCTATGTTACTTGCCCATGAGATAAATATGTGAGGACTCGTGTAGGCGTATGTTGAGTCCCACATCAAGAGTACATGAGAACTCATATCagtatgtatttagtcctacattggTTGTATGCTGGGGAGATTTTTATACTTATACCAAgttaagaaatctaaataatatttttcagctAGCATTTTCAGATGAAGTTCTGGAttattataaatggtatcaaaaCAAATCTTGCTAACAAACCACGTATATTAGAGAATACTATAGTATGGGTCAATTACGttgtttgtgattaaatttaattagatttgaactcTTTAACTTGGAGAGATGTCAAAGTTTAAACAAGGAGCATATTCGGGCTCATGCAAATATATGTTTAGTTCTATATCAGGAGTATGTGAAAATTTATACAAGTGTTTGTTTGCATTGACGAGATCTTGAATATTATACAGGGCCAACAAACTTAAACAAAACCTTTCGACTAGCTTTTTCGAGTGATGTCCTAGGTAAATATACAAAATAATTGCTCAAGATGCACAAAAATTAAACCAGATCTTTCATGTTATAGGAGGGAGACACAACCTAAATCTATTGGCTTGAAGCTTGAACAAGCAATTTTGAGCCACCATGCTAGACTTGTAAATAATATGATTAAATATTCACAACCGGTACCCAAGACCAATTACTATTGGGAGGACACTACCTAGAATGACATGTTCCGGGAGCCGCAGGGATGTAAATAACAGTTCCTAAACAggtcggttcctcacagattgtattggttttataaaattttttggcTGGTCTTGTTGAGCACTTCAAGAAAAATCTAAGCAAGAAACCTCtgcaaaattaaattttttaatccaaTCACGAGAAGCACTTCCCCATAATTCTTGCCCGTTGTTGTTCATTTACCCGCATTAACTATTCCAACTTCTCCTCATTGACTTTCTTCAcgtaagctctctctctctctctctctctctctctctctctctctcacgttGGATGGTTCTATTGACATTACTTAGTGGATGGATAACTTGGATCCTCATCAACCtctattatatttttctataaaaGGATTGATGTAATTGTGATGTGGCAGAAGATAgtaaaaaggaaaatattttaaaCATAATCAGGTTAGATGTCTTACATATATAGGTGTCAAACCAGCTCAACGGAAAACAGATTctctacctctctctctctctctctctctctctctcggcccCTCCTTGACCTTCTTCAAGATGTTGTCCAAGTCCTACCAAACTTCTCTGCTACTCCCTACCTTAGACATCTCTCAGCCCTTGCAACCATCcattctctcctccctctcccaagCATGCAGGGAATGGGGCTTCTTCCACATCACCAACCATGGGATCCCCAGAGACCTCTATAACAGACTCCACGCTCTCTCCAACCAAGTCTTCAACCTCCCTTTAGATACCAAACTTAGAATAGGACCCTCGTCCGTCATCAACACCTATACTCCTCATTTCATAGCTTCCCCTTTCTTCGAAAGCCTCCGAGTTTCTGGTCCAGACTACTTTGCCTCGGCAAAGGGGTCGGGTGATCTCATCTTTGAACCACCAAATGCCGAATTCTGGTAAATGCATTAATCTCTCTTTTCCACCATGCTCATCATGTTCTATTACTTTCTTGTCATATTTGCATATTCTCCATGTGATCTTGCTCTTTCTTTTACAGCAACATATTGCAAGATTATGGGGACAAGATGGTAGATTTATCGAAGAGAATAATTTTGATTGTCTTGAAGTGTTTAGGTGACGGCTTCGAAACCAAGTACTATGAATCTGAATTCAGTGCATGTCATGGACTTTTAAGGATAAACAACTACACACCACCTGATGAGAGCAGCTTAGAAGAGGTCGAAGGGCTCGGGATGCACACGGACATGAGCTGCATAACAATTTTATATCAAGACATGATTGGTGGACTTCAAGTAAGATCAAAGGAAGGGGAATGGATGGACATAATGCCAAGCAAGGGGACGCTGGTGGTGAACATTGGAGACCTGTTGCAAGCTTGGAGCAATGGGAGTCTCAGGTCATCAGAGCATCGTGTCATATTAAAGCAGCCTGTCAACCGCTTCTCTTTGGCCTTCTTTTGGTGCTTCGAGGATGAGAAGGTGGTATCAGCTCCTGAAGACGTGGTCGGGGAAGCGAAGCGAAGGATCTACAAACCATTCATTTGCCGAGATTATATTAAGTTTCGGGAGAACAGTGAGAAAGGAAGGTTCGATAAGGTCCAGTACACTGTGGACAACTTCGCTGCAGCCAAAACTGCAGACGCTAAAGAGGCTATGTTCATATGATTCGTATGTGTCTTGTAAATTATTTGTAACACTACATGTTAATAATCTGAGGATATATTGCTTGTTCTCAGTGAAGTTGCGGGGGCCGTACATATTACTGAAATTGTTTGGAATAAATGGATAGAATTTgacaagataaaatttgtatTAGGCTTTTGCTTGAAATGTGTAGACTGAACAATTAAGTTAAACCAGTCTTCTAGAGTAACAACAGATGTCCCAGGTTTCCAGTTCCAAAAGGATCTGGTGGCTCagtttatttacttatttatttatttgatgcaACAGTACATTCTTTTATTGCAAATTGAATACAAGTACAATCCAGCAGCTTTGTCTTCAAAATTAGATCTGGTCAATGAATCAGAAAAGTGATGGCTTCAATTTGCAATCACACTATTGCTTCAGTCAATCGATATTACTGTTCCATATAATAATCGCTATTACTATTGGCTCTAtttaacatttttttaaaaattttatggaCTTCGATGATCATTTTTAAATAATACCTACTTTGATCAGCGCTAAGCTCTTCGATAAGGCCAACCTACAAGGGCATGGTTTATATTCATTCATTCTGATTTTCCAAAGCTGTTAATGGGTTGAATCATCGAGCTTGTCTGCCTGTTTTGATCAGTGGCTGGTCATCAATGCATTTTAGTCCAAGGCTTGTTGTTAGCCACCCAGTCGTCTGGATGGGACCAGCAAACGACTAATTCAGCCAATGGAATCCTGACATGGGCCTGTTGGTTGGCTGGGATCCCAGGCTGGCATGGGAGACAAACATTTAGTCTATGCCTATTTGGTGGGGTGACTTCTTAAAATATCTTCACTTAAGCTTGATGATTGTAGAAGTCAATCATATAGAGGAAGGAAGCCAAGAGTTCTGCATTAATGGGAATGAAGACTTCCAATGCACCACAAAATTATTTGCGGGCGAAGCTAAGCCACAGACTGTGTTTGGATGCCAATGAAACTAGTCACCTACATGACATTTCAGTATTAATGTTCATTCAAGGAGACGGACTGAGGAAAATTCCATGGTAAGTTGGAAAGTTCCAATGGTTTGCTCACTTAGACTAAAAGTATTTAACGAGGCGCTAAGAATAATTAATAAATGAGGGGTTGGTTAGTTGATAAATACTTGGTGCCTTCTTGGTCAAGCTGAGGCATCCTTGCATTTGAAGGCACAAAGTTGAATTTTTTGGGATCCCATGTGAGGAGCAAGCATACACGGGTGTGGTCCCTGGGCTAAGCATGGTGACAAGGTTGTTTGTAACTTTTAGCTCATGGGGCCAATAAAGTAGGAAGCTTGGCAACTTGGTACTAGAGTTTCGAAGTTCAAGGTCTGTTTGGTTGTCAACTTTTATCAAAATTAGGTTTACATAAGACCTAAATTAGATGAGTTTTACGAAGATGCCTTTTTTATTGTGTTGCCCTGTTATGCAGCCCAAGAAGGAGGTGAAAAAGGCTTTTCGAAAACTTTAAGTGAAGTGCAACGGAATAAAACTCGATGAGTGAATGTGAACTTTAACGagtaattaataaaagtaaCTATGCAAGTAATCAATGAAAACAATCCATGCAACACAAATACAATAAAATTTATACTCGTTCAGTTCCAACtttgcacctacgtccactttcgAGATAccctttttgaaaattttcactTTAATCTTTTCAGAATTATAGTCCGATTACGCAgactcacaatcaacccagttaatTTTTACTggcaatcaaccaaaaccaCCACCGAGACTATCCCCAGGATTAATACAATCTAATTCAAGATTTGGATGAACTATTTTCCACGTTTTAGTCCCTAAAACTTGTCACAATAGAGTAAAAAGAATAGTATGTAAACACAATAAAATACTGCTCCTTAAAGACAAATACAAAGAATAAATAGAGCTTTGAATTAGTTGGTTGAGTTTGATTGAACTTTAATGTACCTCACCAACTCTCtcaattgtagaggatgtgatCTTTCAGCTCTCAATTAATGCacttgaatatatttttttttgaagctctcttctttctcttggtTCTTCAATGCATTGTCTTTCTCATCTTGTCTTTCCTTTAGTACTTTGATGCATTTATATCACTTAGGAGTGGTTGGAAGAATCT encodes the following:
- the LOC103710330 gene encoding gibberellin 20-oxidase-like protein, whose translation is MLSKSYQTSLLLPTLDISQPLQPSILSSLSQACREWGFFHITNHGIPRDLYNRLHALSNQVFNLPLDTKLRIGPSSVINTYTPHFIASPFFESLRVSGPDYFASAKGSGDLIFEPPNAEFCNILQDYGDKMVDLSKRIILIVLKCLGDGFETKYYESEFSACHGLLRINNYTPPDESSLEEVEGLGMHTDMSCITILYQDMIGGLQVRSKEGEWMDIMPSKGTLVVNIGDLLQAWSNGSLRSSEHRVILKQPVNRFSLAFFWCFEDEKVVSAPEDVVGEAKRRIYKPFICRDYIKFRENSEKGRFDKVQYTVDNFAAAKTADAKEAMFI